A genomic stretch from Flavobacterium humidisoli includes:
- a CDS encoding helix-turn-helix domain-containing protein produces the protein MKLFIKFDINTICSLYLKQNLEQNNINFTTLGFGEIEIEDNLDAEALDNLKTKLAPCGFEVVENQKSVLVQKIKDAIIELVFMDDNNNYKSSVFLAEKLNHSYGYLSNVFSEVTYSSIENFIILQKIERAKQLIIINEMSLTEIAFLLNYSSVAHLSTQFKNTTGITPSAFQRIIKKRRENLK, from the coding sequence ATGAAACTATTTATAAAGTTCGACATTAACACTATTTGCTCTCTTTATTTAAAACAGAATCTGGAACAAAACAACATAAATTTTACAACTCTAGGTTTTGGTGAAATTGAGATTGAAGACAATCTTGATGCCGAAGCATTGGATAATTTAAAAACTAAATTGGCTCCGTGTGGCTTTGAAGTAGTTGAGAATCAAAAAAGTGTATTAGTCCAAAAAATAAAAGATGCAATTATCGAACTTGTTTTTATGGATGACAATAATAATTATAAAAGTTCTGTATTTTTGGCAGAAAAATTAAACCACAGTTACGGTTATTTATCTAATGTTTTCTCAGAAGTAACATATTCTTCTATTGAAAACTTTATTATTTTACAGAAAATTGAAAGAGCAAAACAGTTGATTATTATCAACGAAATGAGTTTGACCGAAATTGCTTTTTTACTCAACTATTCGAGTGTAGCGCATTTGAGTACGCAGTTTAAAAATACAACCGGAATTACTCCGTCTGCTTTTCAGAGAATTATTAAGAAACGAAGAGAAAATTTAAAATAA
- a CDS encoding CsbD family protein produces MNTTEIKGNWNELKGKLKQKFATLTDDDLMFAEGKEDEMYGRLQQKLGKTKEEFHQILSEL; encoded by the coding sequence ATGAATACTACTGAAATAAAAGGAAACTGGAATGAGCTGAAAGGTAAACTAAAACAAAAGTTTGCAACTCTAACAGATGATGATTTGATGTTCGCTGAAGGAAAAGAAGACGAAATGTACGGAAGACTTCAGCAAAAACTGGGAAAAACAAAAGAAGAATTTCATCAGATCCTGTCAGAATTGTAA
- a CDS encoding Dps family protein, producing MSPNIGITAKNLKKSASILATILSNEMTLYVKTRKFHWNISGNSFMELHKLFEEQYRILEANIDEVAERINQLGEKTIGTMKEFIDNSTLKESPKEYASQKSMLSELLENHEQLVTEFRDYIPVFENETNDIGSADFVTGLLQQHEKMAWILRRYQE from the coding sequence ATGAGCCCAAATATTGGAATTACAGCAAAAAATTTAAAAAAGAGTGCGTCTATTTTAGCAACAATTTTATCAAACGAGATGACATTATATGTAAAAACCAGAAAATTTCACTGGAATATTTCGGGAAATAGCTTCATGGAATTGCATAAATTGTTTGAAGAACAATATAGAATTCTGGAAGCAAATATTGATGAAGTTGCAGAACGCATTAATCAGTTGGGCGAAAAAACAATCGGGACAATGAAAGAGTTTATAGATAATTCTACTCTGAAAGAATCTCCAAAAGAATATGCTTCTCAAAAAAGCATGCTGTCTGAACTTTTAGAAAATCACGAACAGCTAGTAACCGAATTTAGAGATTACATTCCGGTTTTTGAGAACGAAACCAATGATATAGGTTCTGCCGATTTTGTAACAGGATTATTGCAACAACACGAAAAAATGGCGTGGATTCTGAGACGATATCAGGAGTAA
- a CDS encoding OmpA family protein has product MRKQLPILFFLIISFTAKSQSYLGYFHDNYSGVQSVLFNPASIVDSRFKTDINLFSISGAVENDLYGVKLFDVYKDGYDFESQSKVSAKNANNGLANFDIMGPSFMFNIAPKHSLAVFTRARSVSNIRKINGYLIDQVKDGLDQSDSFNYNLGSPNAASHSWGELGISYAAVLFQKEQHFLKGGLTAKYLQGGVNGYVHGKNVNVAYIENSADPKEGSLISNGEVTVGGSQDWEANDDYEFDSKSRGFGFDFGLVYEWRPDFDKYDLKRAKPADNNFRDLNKYKLRFGLSVTDIGSINYKNSKVDTYNVNGVITQEMIDEASDLYDFLNEHYTKTSTSKGVKTNLPTAIRADADWNMYNKFYLNLNGDINLVSSSKLNGYGIADRVTLTPRYESRWFSFYLPMTYMEYSGMQAGAGLRAGVFFIGSGSILTNLASKNSKGADFHLGMKIPVYEKQFKDTDGDGVIDKEDACRKVAGPAENGGCPWPDTDKDGVFDKDDACLDVAGPKENKGCPWKDSDGDTLLDNVDACPTIAGPVENKGCPWPDTDGDGILDKDDACPNEAGSAENKGCPELDADKDGVLDKDDACPTVAGPADNKGCPKVTKETLAQLKVEARSIFFTTGKATLNDAKKGETSGRLDAIKEILRNYPNAKFAINGHTDNVGNAKANQKLSEARAKVVMDLLIEKGVNPENLTSKGYGSTKPVKSNKTAAGRAENRRTEIVYLGNL; this is encoded by the coding sequence ATGAGAAAACAATTACCAATTTTATTTTTTTTAATTATTTCTTTTACCGCAAAATCACAATCCTATTTAGGTTATTTTCATGACAATTATTCGGGAGTTCAAAGTGTTTTGTTCAATCCAGCTTCTATTGTAGATTCCCGTTTTAAAACAGACATTAATTTATTTTCAATTAGTGGTGCTGTAGAAAATGACTTATATGGTGTTAAACTATTTGATGTTTACAAAGACGGATATGATTTTGAAAGCCAGTCAAAAGTTTCTGCAAAAAATGCCAACAACGGATTGGCGAATTTTGATATTATGGGACCCTCTTTTATGTTTAATATTGCGCCAAAACATTCTTTGGCTGTTTTTACAAGAGCAAGATCTGTTTCTAATATTAGAAAAATTAACGGGTATCTTATAGATCAGGTAAAAGACGGATTAGATCAGTCGGATAGTTTCAATTATAATTTAGGAAGTCCAAATGCAGCCTCTCATTCTTGGGGCGAACTTGGAATTTCATATGCTGCAGTTTTATTTCAAAAAGAGCAGCACTTTTTAAAAGGAGGTCTTACTGCTAAATATCTTCAAGGTGGTGTGAATGGCTATGTTCACGGAAAAAATGTGAATGTTGCTTATATTGAAAACTCGGCAGATCCCAAAGAAGGTTCTTTAATTTCAAATGGTGAAGTTACCGTAGGAGGAAGTCAAGACTGGGAAGCCAATGATGATTACGAATTTGATTCAAAGTCACGCGGATTTGGTTTTGACTTTGGATTGGTTTACGAATGGAGACCTGATTTTGATAAATATGATCTCAAGAGAGCAAAACCAGCAGATAATAATTTTAGAGATTTAAATAAATACAAATTACGTTTCGGTTTATCGGTAACAGATATCGGATCTATCAATTATAAAAACTCAAAAGTTGACACTTATAATGTAAATGGAGTTATTACACAAGAGATGATCGATGAAGCATCAGATTTGTATGATTTCTTAAATGAGCATTATACCAAAACTTCGACTTCAAAAGGAGTAAAAACTAATTTGCCAACTGCTATTCGAGCAGATGCAGATTGGAATATGTACAATAAATTCTATTTGAACCTTAATGGAGACATTAATCTGGTTTCTAGCAGTAAACTGAATGGTTACGGAATTGCAGATCGAGTTACACTGACACCACGTTACGAAAGCAGATGGTTTAGTTTTTATTTGCCAATGACTTATATGGAATATAGCGGTATGCAGGCCGGAGCAGGTTTGCGTGCTGGAGTTTTCTTTATTGGTTCTGGGTCTATTTTGACAAATTTAGCGTCTAAAAATTCTAAAGGAGCCGATTTTCACTTAGGAATGAAGATTCCAGTTTACGAAAAACAATTTAAAGATACAGACGGAGACGGTGTAATTGATAAAGAAGATGCTTGTAGAAAAGTTGCTGGTCCAGCTGAGAATGGTGGTTGCCCTTGGCCAGATACAGATAAAGATGGTGTTTTTGATAAAGATGATGCTTGTTTAGATGTGGCTGGACCAAAAGAAAATAAAGGTTGTCCTTGGAAAGATAGTGACGGAGACACTTTATTGGATAATGTAGATGCGTGTCCTACAATTGCTGGTCCTGTAGAAAATAAAGGATGTCCATGGCCAGACACTGATGGAGATGGAATTTTAGATAAAGATGATGCATGTCCAAATGAAGCAGGTTCGGCAGAAAATAAAGGCTGTCCAGAATTAGATGCAGATAAGGATGGCGTTTTGGATAAAGATGATGCTTGTCCAACAGTTGCAGGTCCAGCAGATAATAAAGGTTGTCCAAAAGTGACTAAAGAAACTTTGGCACAGCTTAAAGTAGAAGCAAGATCTATTTTCTTTACTACTGGAAAAGCAACTTTAAACGACGCTAAAAAAGGAGAAACTTCTGGAAGATTAGATGCGATAAAAGAAATCTTAAGAAATTATCCAAATGCCAAATTTGCTATTAACGGACATACAGATAATGTTGGAAATGCAAAAGCAAATCAAAAATTATCTGAAGCTAGAGCAAAAGTAGTGATGGATCTTTTAATCGAAAAAGGAGTAAATCCAGAGAATTTAACTTCTAAAGGTTACGGTTCGACAAAACCGGTAAAATCAAATAAAACAGCTGCAGGAAGAGCAGAAAACAGAAGAACTGAAATTGTTTATTTAGGCAATTTGTAA
- the pyrF gene encoding orotidine-5'-phosphate decarboxylase, translating to MTTQQLHEQILQKKSFLCVGLDPDLTKIPQHLLETEDPIFEFNKAIIDSTHDLTVGYKPNTAFFEAYGIKGWMSLQKTINYINENYPDIFTIADAKRGDIGNTSSMYAKAFFEDLNFDSVTVAPYMGKDSVEPFLAFENKHTIMLALTSNEGAFDFQTLNTNGKELYKQVLETSKTWKNSENLMYVVGATKAEYFTEIRKIVPDSFLLVPGIGAQGGSLSEVCKYGMNDKVGLLVNSARAIIYASKGTDFAEKAREEALKVQKEMAEIIGLKFQV from the coding sequence ATGACAACACAACAACTACACGAACAAATTCTTCAAAAAAAATCATTTTTATGCGTTGGTTTAGATCCTGATTTGACTAAAATTCCGCAGCATTTATTAGAAACAGAAGATCCTATTTTTGAATTTAATAAAGCGATAATCGATTCAACGCACGATCTGACGGTTGGATACAAACCTAACACTGCTTTTTTTGAAGCATACGGAATAAAAGGATGGATGTCTTTGCAGAAAACAATCAATTATATCAACGAAAATTATCCTGATATTTTTACGATTGCAGATGCAAAACGTGGAGACATAGGGAACACTTCTAGCATGTATGCGAAGGCTTTTTTTGAAGATCTGAATTTTGATAGTGTAACCGTTGCCCCATATATGGGAAAAGATTCTGTAGAGCCTTTTCTGGCATTCGAAAATAAACATACTATTATGTTGGCTTTAACTTCTAATGAAGGCGCTTTCGATTTCCAGACTTTAAATACCAATGGAAAAGAATTGTACAAACAAGTTCTAGAAACTTCTAAAACTTGGAAAAACAGCGAAAATCTGATGTATGTTGTCGGTGCAACAAAAGCAGAATATTTTACTGAAATCAGAAAAATTGTTCCGGATAGTTTCTTACTAGTTCCAGGAATTGGTGCTCAAGGCGGAAGCTTATCTGAAGTATGTAAATATGGAATGAATGATAAAGTTGGTCTTTTGGTAAATTCTGCAAGAGCTATTATCTATGCTTCAAAAGGAACCGATTTTGCTGAAAAGGCTAGAGAAGAGGCTTTGAAAGTACAGAAGGAAATGGCGGAGATTATTGGTTTAAAGTTTCAGGTTTAA
- a CDS encoding ABC transporter substrate-binding protein, translating to MKQIIDQLGTVHSFETAPKRIISLVPSQTELLYDLGLEEKIIGITKFCVHPFHFKSTKKIVGGTKKIHFEKIKLLEPDIIICNKEENTLEIVEQLSAICPVWVTNIITIEDNFQMISDFGQLFNCRTEAQKWNDKLAFALSDFKNYIKDIKEKKAAYFIWKNPYMVAGKDTYINELLKLNHFKNIYEDKGRYPEIELKKMRLEGDPDIVFLSSEPYPFKEEDAFEIGRFTHHAKTIFVDGEMFSWHGSRLLKAFTYFKVLHERLKS from the coding sequence ATGAAACAAATAATAGACCAGCTGGGCACTGTTCATTCTTTTGAAACTGCTCCCAAACGTATCATTTCGCTAGTTCCATCGCAAACCGAATTATTGTATGATTTAGGTTTAGAAGAGAAAATTATCGGAATAACGAAGTTTTGTGTTCATCCGTTTCACTTTAAATCGACTAAAAAGATTGTTGGAGGTACTAAGAAAATTCACTTCGAGAAAATAAAACTTTTAGAGCCAGATATTATTATCTGCAATAAAGAAGAAAATACACTTGAGATTGTAGAACAGTTAAGTGCAATTTGTCCAGTTTGGGTTACCAATATTATTACTATCGAAGATAATTTCCAGATGATTTCAGATTTCGGGCAGTTATTCAATTGCAGAACCGAAGCGCAGAAATGGAACGACAAATTGGCTTTCGCTTTAAGCGATTTTAAAAATTATATTAAGGATATAAAAGAAAAAAAAGCGGCCTATTTTATTTGGAAGAATCCATACATGGTGGCAGGAAAAGATACGTACATAAATGAGTTGCTAAAATTAAATCATTTTAAAAATATCTACGAAGACAAAGGCCGTTATCCCGAAATCGAATTAAAGAAGATGCGTTTAGAAGGTGATCCTGATATTGTTTTTCTTTCGTCAGAGCCTTATCCTTTTAAAGAAGAAGATGCTTTCGAAATAGGAAGGTTTACACATCATGCCAAAACCATTTTCGTTGATGGCGAAATGTTTTCTTGGCATGGCAGCAGATTATTGAAGGCTTTCACGTATTTTAAAGTACTACACGAAAGATTAAAGAGTTAG
- a CDS encoding catalase, protein MESNKKLTTATGTPVPDNQNIQTAGPRGPVLLQDFWFLEKMAHFDREVIPERRMHAKGSGAYGTFTVTHDITKYSKADLFSEIGKKTEMFVRFSTVAGERGAADAERDIRGFAMKFYTNEGNWDLVGNNTPVFFFRDPMKFPDLNHAVKRDPKTNLRSADNNWDFWTLLPEALHQVTIVMSDRGIPRSYREMHGFGSHTFSFINAQNERHWVKFHLVSQQGIENLSDEEAAKLVGGDRESHQRDLFNAIEEGNFPKWKMFVQIMSEEQARTYRFHPFDLTKVWLKGDFPLIPVGEFELNKNPENYFAEVEQAAFNPAHVVPGIGFSPDKMLQGRLFSYGDAHRYRLGVNNYQIPVNASRCPYNSFHRDGAMRVDGNYGGRKHYEPNSFGEWQDQPEVKEPPLAIYGDAYAHNFREDDSDYFTQPGLLFNLLTEEKKQLLFKNTAGQVGGAQKFIQVRHIRNCYQADPAYGAGVANALGMTMDEVNAFDDPRLAIKAR, encoded by the coding sequence ATGGAATCAAACAAAAAATTAACAACTGCAACAGGAACACCCGTTCCAGACAATCAAAACATTCAAACAGCTGGCCCTCGCGGACCCGTTTTATTACAAGATTTTTGGTTCTTAGAAAAAATGGCTCATTTTGATAGAGAAGTGATTCCCGAAAGAAGAATGCATGCCAAAGGATCTGGGGCTTACGGAACTTTTACTGTTACGCACGATATTACCAAGTACTCAAAAGCAGACTTGTTTTCTGAAATTGGTAAAAAGACAGAAATGTTTGTGCGATTTTCGACTGTTGCAGGAGAAAGAGGCGCTGCTGACGCCGAAAGAGACATTCGTGGTTTTGCCATGAAATTTTACACAAACGAAGGAAATTGGGATTTGGTAGGAAATAATACGCCAGTTTTCTTCTTCCGTGATCCAATGAAATTTCCTGACTTGAACCATGCTGTAAAACGTGATCCAAAAACCAATTTAAGAAGTGCTGATAACAATTGGGATTTTTGGACTTTATTGCCAGAGGCTCTTCACCAAGTTACGATCGTAATGAGTGACCGTGGAATTCCGAGATCGTATAGAGAAATGCACGGTTTTGGAAGCCATACTTTTAGTTTCATCAATGCACAAAACGAAAGGCATTGGGTAAAATTCCATTTAGTTTCGCAACAGGGAATCGAAAATCTCTCTGATGAAGAAGCTGCTAAATTGGTGGGCGGAGACAGAGAAAGCCATCAAAGAGATTTGTTTAATGCAATTGAAGAAGGTAATTTTCCTAAATGGAAAATGTTTGTTCAGATTATGTCAGAAGAACAGGCGAGAACGTATCGTTTTCATCCATTCGATTTGACTAAAGTTTGGTTAAAAGGAGATTTTCCGTTAATTCCAGTTGGAGAATTCGAATTGAATAAAAATCCAGAAAATTATTTTGCAGAAGTAGAACAGGCAGCATTTAATCCTGCTCATGTAGTGCCAGGAATTGGTTTTTCTCCAGATAAAATGCTTCAAGGTCGTTTATTCTCTTACGGAGATGCACACCGTTACCGTTTAGGAGTAAACAATTATCAGATTCCGGTAAACGCTTCAAGATGTCCGTATAACAGTTTCCACAGAGACGGAGCAATGCGTGTGGATGGAAATTACGGTGGAAGAAAACATTACGAACCAAATAGTTTTGGCGAATGGCAGGACCAGCCAGAAGTAAAAGAACCGCCATTGGCCATTTATGGAGATGCTTATGCACATAATTTTAGAGAAGACGATAGCGATTATTTTACGCAGCCAGGACTTTTATTCAACTTGCTGACAGAAGAGAAAAAACAACTTTTGTTTAAAAATACAGCGGGTCAAGTAGGAGGAGCGCAGAAATTTATTCAAGTGCGTCATATTAGAAATTGTTATCAAGCCGATCCAGCTTATGGTGCAGGTGTAGCAAACGCTTTAGGAATGACAATGGATGAAGTAAATGCCTTTGATGATCCTAGATTGGCGATTAAAGCGAGATAA
- the purU gene encoding formyltetrahydrofolate deformylase: MQKITILIHCKDQKGIIAAVTTFIAKVEGNITYIDQHVDVEQNVFFMRLECEFTNQSSNIEDIKEKFSKTIAADFNMSWDLYNQEQKPKMALFVSKYDHCLFDILGRYSADELGVEIPMIISNHNDLRSIAERFDIPFHYVPFTKENKEEGEARQIELLKRYQINFIVLARYMQIVTPKLISLYENKIINIHHSFLPAFPGAKPYHSAFKRGVKIIGATSHYVTEELDEGPIIEQDIARVSHIHSVEDFIMKGRDLERIVLARAIKLHAERKTMVYSNKTVVFS; this comes from the coding sequence ATGCAAAAAATTACCATACTCATTCATTGCAAAGATCAAAAAGGAATTATCGCTGCCGTGACTACTTTTATTGCTAAAGTAGAAGGAAACATTACCTACATTGACCAACATGTTGATGTAGAACAAAATGTATTTTTTATGCGTTTAGAATGTGAATTTACCAATCAAAGCAGTAATATTGAAGACATAAAAGAAAAATTCAGCAAGACCATAGCTGCCGACTTTAATATGTCTTGGGATTTGTACAATCAGGAGCAAAAACCTAAAATGGCGTTATTTGTTTCTAAATACGATCATTGCTTGTTTGACATTTTGGGTCGTTATAGCGCTGATGAATTAGGTGTTGAAATCCCTATGATTATTAGCAATCATAACGATTTACGTTCGATTGCAGAGCGTTTTGATATTCCTTTTCACTATGTTCCTTTCACAAAAGAGAACAAAGAAGAAGGAGAAGCAAGACAAATAGAACTTTTGAAAAGATATCAAATCAATTTTATTGTTTTGGCGCGTTACATGCAAATCGTGACTCCAAAATTGATCTCGCTTTACGAAAATAAAATCATCAATATCCACCATTCGTTTTTACCTGCTTTTCCAGGTGCAAAACCGTATCATTCGGCTTTTAAACGCGGTGTAAAAATTATTGGTGCAACAAGCCATTATGTAACAGAAGAATTAGATGAGGGCCCAATCATTGAACAGGATATTGCAAGAGTTTCTCATATTCACTCTGTAGAAGATTTTATCATGAAAGGACGTGATTTGGAACGCATCGTTTTGGCAAGAGCAATTAAACTACATGCTGAAAGAAAAACAATGGTTTATAGCAATAAGACGGTGGTATTTTCTTAA
- a CDS encoding DUF4197 domain-containing protein, whose protein sequence is MKKILLLAVTFSLTSCAQVQQTLNQLPQIASQIPGNGTVDIASGLKEALNKGITQQVSKLTAVDGFYKNEAVKILMPEELQKVDATLRKVGLSSLADEGIKMLNRAAEDAVKEATPIFVTAVKNMTFTDAKNILLGSDNAATNYLQGSTTTALYAKFNPVIKNSFEKVGADAVWKNIITKYNTIPLVKKVNPDLTDYTTNQALSGVFKMIAVEEKEIRNDISARTTPLLQKVFALQDGK, encoded by the coding sequence ATGAAAAAGATTTTACTATTAGCCGTTACATTTTCGCTTACTTCTTGCGCACAGGTACAACAAACATTAAATCAGTTACCTCAAATAGCATCTCAGATTCCTGGAAATGGCACTGTTGATATTGCTTCAGGTTTAAAAGAAGCGCTAAATAAAGGAATTACACAACAAGTGAGTAAATTAACCGCAGTAGATGGTTTTTATAAAAACGAAGCTGTAAAAATTTTAATGCCCGAAGAATTACAAAAAGTAGATGCAACTCTGCGCAAAGTAGGTTTAAGCTCTCTTGCAGATGAAGGTATCAAAATGCTGAACCGCGCTGCAGAAGATGCCGTAAAAGAAGCAACCCCAATTTTTGTTACAGCAGTAAAAAATATGACTTTTACAGATGCTAAAAACATTCTTTTAGGAAGCGACAACGCGGCAACAAATTATTTGCAAGGAAGCACAACAACTGCTTTATATGCCAAATTTAATCCTGTAATTAAAAACTCTTTCGAAAAAGTGGGTGCAGATGCGGTTTGGAAAAATATTATTACGAAATACAACACTATTCCGTTAGTAAAAAAAGTAAATCCAGATTTAACGGATTACACGACAAATCAAGCTTTGTCTGGCGTTTTTAAAATGATTGCTGTAGAAGAAAAAGAAATAAGAAACGATATTTCTGCAAGAACAACACCTTTATTACAAAAGGTTTTTGCTCTGCAAGATGGAAAATAG
- a CDS encoding cytochrome c oxidase assembly factor Coa1 family protein yields MDDSNELVQKQSWLNRNWKWFIPSGCLTLLLLAALFVGGIFYEVTSVLKDSEAYKESMIAVENNKLVVEKLGSPVETDGIVSGTVTSHNDVRTCDVQVPIKGPKGKGTLFIVGEKRGTWKYSEMSVYIENTNEKIDLLQK; encoded by the coding sequence ATGGATGATTCAAACGAGTTAGTACAAAAGCAGAGCTGGCTAAACAGAAATTGGAAATGGTTTATTCCAAGCGGATGTTTAACGCTTTTGCTATTAGCAGCTTTATTTGTTGGAGGAATTTTCTATGAAGTAACTTCAGTTCTTAAAGATTCTGAAGCTTATAAAGAATCTATGATTGCGGTAGAGAATAACAAACTCGTAGTTGAAAAACTAGGATCTCCTGTAGAAACAGACGGAATTGTTTCTGGAACTGTAACTTCACATAATGATGTAAGAACTTGCGATGTACAAGTCCCAATAAAAGGCCCTAAAGGCAAAGGAACTTTGTTTATCGTTGGCGAAAAAAGAGGCACGTGGAAATACAGTGAAATGTCGGTTTATATTGAAAATACAAATGAAAAAATTGATTTATTACAGAAGTAA
- a CDS encoding L,D-transpeptidase family protein produces MKTFYSFTAILSLSFFVFSFSKIEKSNLTYTKASNHLTVYHNQNDVNEISNDFFKRYSDLKRYKSDVMSLYKTRTLGTIWFDENEINEFGSALYEKAKKTNDLIIPYQKEIDQLFSSSSDKSTISQTDADMLLSSLYVVYAKKSNADKKKLAYDAMLKDFLNYSTLEEEEKTAVATNEKVEFDQYYKLQDVLKKYKRLEKSSKYKPIVPAESPYKELRPDAVSSTISQVRTRLYLLGDLKTDSKSDVYDRELMDAVMKYKVRNGFKPNYILAEEHINEMNIPLEDKVSTLKLNMERCREISAQIAASDEYVLVNVPSYELFYVKNGKVVLTSSVFVGAPLTKTTIFNGEIDRIVFSPYWTVPQSIVQNELRSKIAADPNYLAEKNMEMVNGQVRQKPGPDNSLGLVKFMFPNPDDIYMHDTPSKTLFDFEKRTFSHGCINVKMAKELAVAMLKDYPEWDQAKIDKAMAGKVENSFKLSKKVPIFITYFTSLVNENGEIGFFQDVYEKDAELNNQLSLN; encoded by the coding sequence ATGAAAACATTTTATTCATTCACCGCAATTTTAAGTTTGAGTTTTTTTGTATTTTCTTTTAGCAAAATTGAAAAAAGTAATCTAACATATACAAAAGCTTCAAATCATTTAACCGTTTACCATAATCAAAATGATGTAAACGAAATTTCGAACGATTTCTTTAAAAGATATTCAGATTTGAAAAGATACAAATCAGATGTAATGTCATTGTACAAAACCAGAACTCTTGGCACAATTTGGTTTGACGAAAACGAAATCAACGAATTTGGCTCTGCTTTGTACGAAAAAGCAAAAAAAACAAATGATTTAATTATTCCTTATCAAAAAGAAATAGACCAATTGTTTAGTTCTTCATCAGACAAAAGTACAATTTCTCAAACTGATGCAGATATGCTTTTGAGCTCATTATATGTAGTATACGCTAAAAAAAGTAATGCCGATAAGAAAAAGCTAGCTTATGATGCTATGCTAAAAGATTTCTTAAACTACAGCACATTAGAAGAGGAAGAAAAAACAGCAGTTGCCACAAATGAAAAAGTAGAATTTGACCAGTATTACAAATTGCAAGATGTTCTGAAAAAATACAAAAGATTAGAAAAATCTAGCAAATACAAACCTATTGTTCCGGCAGAGTCTCCTTATAAAGAGTTACGTCCCGATGCAGTTTCTAGCACCATTTCGCAAGTTAGAACTCGTTTGTATTTATTAGGAGATTTAAAAACAGATTCTAAAAGTGATGTTTACGATCGTGAATTGATGGATGCCGTAATGAAATATAAAGTTCGTAACGGATTTAAACCCAATTATATTCTGGCTGAAGAGCATATTAACGAAATGAATATTCCGCTTGAAGATAAAGTTTCGACTTTAAAACTTAACATGGAAAGATGCCGTGAGATTTCGGCTCAAATTGCTGCCAGTGATGAGTATGTTTTGGTCAATGTTCCTTCTTATGAATTGTTTTATGTTAAGAACGGAAAAGTTGTACTGACTTCGAGTGTTTTTGTTGGAGCTCCTCTTACCAAAACAACCATTTTTAATGGAGAAATTGACCGAATCGTTTTTAGCCCTTACTGGACAGTTCCTCAAAGTATTGTTCAAAATGAGTTGAGATCTAAAATTGCTGCAGACCCTAATTATCTTGCAGAGAAAAATATGGAAATGGTTAATGGTCAAGTACGACAAAAACCGGGTCCAGACAATTCTTTAGGATTGGTAAAATTTATGTTTCCGAATCCAGATGATATCTACATGCACGATACGCCATCTAAAACTCTGTTCGATTTTGAAAAAAGAACTTTTAGCCACGGATGTATTAATGTAAAAATGGCAAAAGAATTGGCTGTTGCCATGCTGAAAGATTATCCAGAATGGGATCAGGCAAAAATTGACAAAGCGATGGCGGGTAAAGTAGAAAACAGTTTTAAACTGTCTAAAAAAGTACCAATTTTCATTACTTATTTTACTTCGTTGGTAAATGAAAACGGAGAAATTGGTTTCTTTCAAGATGTTTACGAAAAAGATGCGGAATTGAATAATCAATTGTCTCTTAATTAA